The Halobacterium hubeiense genome contains the following window.
CTACATCCGAAACAACCAGTACACGATTCAGTGGGGCAAGCGTAGCCGTCTCGAACTCCCCGTTGGGCAAGAGTTGAAAGACGAATACGGACTCGGCTACCACGAACGCCTCCGTCTCGAAGTCCGAGGCAACCCGAAGTGGGACGGCGAACAGGGTCGTCTGGAACTTGAGTACGACGGGGTGAGCGACACGTTCAGGGCTTTCCAACCAGTCACAGTCCCTGATTCTCGACTGGATTCACCACTGGCTTCGGAAGAAGCCGCCCTCGACGTTGGCGCAAACAACCTCGTCGCCTGTTCTACGACTACTGGGAACCAGTACCTCTACGACGGTCGGGAGTTGTTCGGACGGTTCCGTGAGACGACTGACGAAATCGCCCGCCTGCAGTCGAAACTCCGCGAGGGACGCTACAGTTCCAAGCGGATTCGACGGCTGTATCGACAGCGGACGAAGCGCCGTGACCACGCACAGAACGCGCTGGTGCGCGACCTCGTTGAACGGCTGTACGACGAGGGCGTGGCGACGGTGTACGTGGGCGATTTGACCGACGTGCTGGAAACGCACTGGTCGGTCAGGGTGAACGAGAAGACGCACAACTTCTGGGCGTTCAAGAAGTTCATCCACCGTCTCGCGTGTGTCTGTGAGGAATACGGCATCAGCCTCGAAGTCGAGTCGGAAGCGTGGACAAGTCAGACGTGTCCCGAGTGTGGCGACCACGAGGAGACGGTTCGCCATGAGGATACGCTGACGTGTCCGTGTGGGTTCGAGGGACACGCAGACCTCACGGCGTCAGAGACGTTCCTTCGGGAAAACAGCGGTACGGAAGTCAGGCCGATGGCACGGC
Protein-coding sequences here:
- a CDS encoding RNA-guided endonuclease InsQ/TnpB family protein; this translates as MKRVNTFEVVPQTENDKECLLRLLDASASLWNELTYERRQNYFGDGDVWDTSEYRGRYNGVVGSATVQQVTRKNSEAWRSFFALKENGEHANPPSYWGNEEDGRELRTYIRNNQYTIQWGKRSRLELPVGQELKDEYGLGYHERLRLEVRGNPKWDGEQGRLELEYDGVSDTFRAFQPVTVPDSRLDSPLASEEAALDVGANNLVACSTTTGNQYLYDGRELFGRFRETTDEIARLQSKLREGRYSSKRIRRLYRQRTKRRDHAQNALVRDLVERLYDEGVATVYVGDLTDVLETHWSVRVNEKTHNFWAFKKFIHRLACVCEEYGISLEVESEAWTSQTCPECGDHEETVRHEDTLTCPCGFEGHADLTASETFLRENSGTEVRPMARPVRFEWDDHDWSGKPHPHESPKEVRTNPQVASVGR